aagtCAGGGAAGGCATGTGAGCAGATAATAATATGACTAGTAAGACTGACGCCTGACGCTCCCCAACGCATATGATCAAGACTGGAGCCTTTCCTTCATGGCTTCCCCACATAGGGAGGGTGTTCTTCACCAGTGGCTCCGTGCCAGCAGCTCCTTCCAAGGTCCCTGAGTAGAATCCTTACTAACCCACTTCAAAAAGTCCATATGTCCCCTTTAGAATACTCCTCAGTTTCATCCCTTTCCTGTCCAAACATTTTGAGGGAAATCATGGTGATGTCATAAATGACTGGCACAATTTTAATCCAAAGATAGCTCAAGCTTTTCAAAAACCAGTTTATAATTTGGGCTACTTATCCGTACTCCTGATGATAGCATTGCAATCACTCACCTGCTCCCACAGGAATGGCCATTCAGAATCTATCACCAGTAGCCTACAATTTCATAAAATCGGGTACTGTTCAGACATGCTAACAGAATTCCCAAGACTAGAGATCGAATATCAAAAGTACATTTCAGGATTAGGAGATCTGTCATACACACTCCCATAGAAGGGGAAGCAATGCCCCAGCCATGTCTTAAACAGTTTCCTAAAATACTACAAACCAAAGTGAATTCTCTGCAAACATATAGAGGCAATAAATCATGCACATCCCAAACATGTCATTTATTGAAGGTTATTTGTTGCTTTCTGCCTCTGAACAGTTCAGCTGTGTTTAAATGATGTACATCGCCATTTGACTTATTTATCCTGTGcagacagggaaaaaaaagcaacacacagaagtGGGAATGGGGAGATGATGGACAAGGATGAGCAAGGAGAGAAGTCACTGAGGAAGATGCAGATGAAAGCACGGATGCAGGAACCAGGAGAGTGGAGACCAGACACTGGCTCCACGTGGTTAAGGTGCagaatgcctggtgcccaggtAGCAAATCACCAGAGAAGTCACATGCACCCAGAGCTCACCAGGATGGGCGGGTTAAAAGAAACGTGGGTGAAAATGGTGATGTTTCTGCCCCAACCTCCTCAGAGTTTGGACGCAGAGCCTGGGAACAAAACAGATCCCAGTGAAGTGTGCAAAGGCTCTGGAAAAACAGGGGCTGTTAGAAGCTGAGAACCCCACAAGGGGTAGAGGGGATTCTTGAGAGTTGTGCTATTTGGGGTCCTTTAGGTGAGCCAAGGAACCTCTTCGGATGTCAACTTTAAAAGTGATTATATCTGGCTGCCTACCGCTAGCAATTGTTTTGAGATTAAATGAAATCATGGGTGAAAATCCGCTCTGCAAACTGAAAGTCCCACACTGAAGTATGACAAGGCTATTTCCTCGGTCCATTTGAGTAAAAGCTTGTGTAGTGGTCCTTACATTGTGTGCTGGGTTACCAATGCCCTGTGAGGGCGCTCAGATGGCTTGCCTTGCTCCTCCCTGTCCCTCAAGCAGCCCATGGCTTAGCACGATCAACCCCTGTTTCCTACTTGATGCTGGCACAGCACACTCCAAAATGTATAACCTGGAAAATAATATGAAACACTCACCAATGTCCAGTTGTCTTCTTCCTTGGTGTCCCCAGGATGAGGGCTCTGCACCCCAGGACTGCCTCTCTGCTGAAACTGAGAGCCCTGCCCTCCGTTTTTCCTCGCCTCTTTTGCCTGTCTTCATCAATTCTTCTTTTCCCATTAGAGATGTACCTGGTCTCTCAATGTCACTCAGAACCAAGTAAATTCCCAAATCTTCTGGGAGAGCCAGGTCAGGAGCAGTGGGAAAGGCAACTGTCTACACTGCAGCCCGCCAACCCCAAAAGCTCTCTTAGAGCTTTATCTGATGCTAGGACccttgctcctttctccttttcccctttcttccttcctctccctcaccctcttTCTCGGCTaccccatcttctctctcttttccccgcacggacttgctttctttttcttccgaTTAATCCTCTCTCCTTAgtgctctctcctttcttctccggAAAAGTCCATACCCCACTTTAGTCTGAAAAGTTCTGACCCACCCACCTGCTCTCTCTTAGCCCCACCTCTACCTTCttatcctccccacccccacccagaccGTGGCGCCTGTAGGGACCTTTGACAAACTTGTCCCTGTACGCTGTCCCAGGAAGAGAAGCAACTCCAGTGTCTGCTCAGCAGCTGATGATCTCACTGATTTTGCGCGATTTGATTGGCCACTCTAGGGCTCAGTGGCGGGAGATCTTGCAGAGGGGCTTAGCTGGTTTCTTTGTCCCTACGCTCTTTCTGTTTGTGAACCCCAGACACTACTGTGTTTCACAAGACAGTCTAACAGCAATGTAGTCCTAAGAGAGGTGGTGACTATTGCCCGGGTGACAAGGTTTGGTTGCATCAGAGCGAAGTACAGGCTCAGGTCCTGCGAACCTAGAATGAAAACTTAGAATCTGAGTGCAGAAGGTAAGACTCTGGCAATGTGTAGTGCAACTTCTAGCCCCAACTTCAATCTTTCTTCAAGAAGAAAGGTGTCTCACCTTAGAACAAAGAGCATCGGATTTGAAAGCAGGCATTTCATTTCCAGTGTCTACTCAATTTGTATGACTTTGGGCAAGCCGTTTCATTCTGCTTCCACCAAGCAAAAACAGGAATGGCGATACCAGCACTTTTCATAGGTCAAGGGAGAGAGTCAAATGTGAACATATGCTCTAATGTGTTAATAGACAATGTGGTACAACATAAGGAATCCTGGATAAGGAGTTTATaatgggttgttttgttttcagttttcatttttctgcagtGAGTCCCTCTCAATCTTTTGGGGACTTCTTTGTCCTCTTCCGTGACGTGGGAAAAGTGGGCTGAATGGTCTCCAAGTTCTCTTTGACTCTCACACTGCATGGTTGACAGATGAACCGTTATCATCCTCCTTTAAACGGCCTATCAGAGGAgagtcttttccttttccagaacTCTTGCTAATGTCTCACTTTCTCTTAGGTATGTTGGTGAAGCCATTTTCCATAGGGGCCTAGCCCCTCCCACACCCCCACAATGGAAGTGTAGACACAATCTATAGTAGTGTGCACAGGGTTCATCCCTGATGCAGATTCTCTCCCCAGGCTACTGGCAGGAGCAGGATTTGGAGCTGGGAACTCTGGCTCCACTGGACGAGGCCCTCAGCTCCACAGTCTGGAGCAGCCCTGACATGCTGGCCAGTCAAGGTGAGAAACCAGGCCCTCATCTCAATGTTCTCCAGATGCCTCTCGCCCATCCTCAGGTCATCTCCCAGTCATGGCACTCCATCCCATGTTCTCACGCCTCTCATTGTCAcacagctttctccttcccatttgACATTTAGTCCTCAGTTCTGCATCCACCACCACATTTCCATGCACCAACTCCCTCTCTCACTCTGGCACAGAGACCTCTGTAACCCTACACCTCTTTCCAAAAATAAGATGCCCGGGAGAAATGGATTACTCAAAACAAAGAGGTCCTGGAAAGACATTGTCAAAGAGGAATTCTTCAAGTGAGACAAGGACAGAGGGATTAGGGGGTTGGAAATTGATACATGTCAATTGCAAATGAAGGGCCTCAGCCACTTTCCATTGagaaattttgagaaaatttcaCTGTCAGATTTGCTTAGTGGCTACACAACAATCTCAAAATCCAATTATAGTCTTAATTCTCCTTTCAGAGGGTCGCCTCAGGAAGAATTCCAACGACAACAGCTCCGTGTTCAGGACAGAACAGAGAGTTACGGTGTTGAGAACTGGTGGGCTGATTTTAGGCGTCTCTTCGCCTCTGTTGCCTTGCTGCCTGTGTCTAGAGGGAATTGGATTCCTGGCCCCAGTGGCTCCCTCACTTCCAGCTTCTACAGTTCTAGGCAGTACTAAGCATCAGGCTTCATACTCCAATTCGGAACCTACCAGTCCTTAATGGTGTATCTTGCTTGGCATAATTTTCAGCATGCCTTCCCTTCTGAGGGCCTTCTCTTGGCTACTATTTCCTGGAAATGCAAGTCAGGTGactagaaaagagagaaacaggcaggtgGGGTCAATCTGTGGTTAAGGGAGCATCTATTTTGTtcgttggttggtttttcgagtcaggtttctctgtgtaacagttctagatgtcctggaactagctcttgttagaccaggctggccttgaactcgcagaaatccgcctgcctctgcctcccaagttctgggcttaaaggcgtgcgccaccaccactcagtccatctgtttgtttttttatagtgCTCTGTAGAGGATGTGGTAAGCATGATTCCTGGTTTCCTACTGAGCAATGAATAGTGCTGGTTGAGGAATTCAGTGACATAGAACAGACTTTTGGATGCTCctgaagcagagaagggaggtgaTTATTTTAGATTAGTTCTGAGGAGGTCACTGATGTTGGGTCACTAAAAGCGATTCTGAAGATGAGGGAATCAATACTAGGAATCAGAGTCCATGCTGTGAGAACTGAGCACAAGGCCTGGTGGGGGAAACAGATGTCAGTATTGGAGAGGTTCACAGCTAGGCCTGAGGAGGAGGTTGATTTGGCATTAAACTGATCTATCCAAAAGATACCtggatttcttcttccttctctctctcttccttctttctttccttccttccatcctctttcccccctctctctctttctgtgtgtatgtgtgtgtatgtgtgtgtgttattgtatgtgtgtattatttttgATATAGAGTGTATGCAGTCCaaattggcctcaaattcagtgtgtagccaaggataacctacAACTTCTGGccatctgtctctacttcctgagtaaTGGGATAACATATGCGATCCATCACAACCAATCATTACGGTGCTGGGGGTCCATTTTAGGGCTTCCTAaatgctaggcaaggactctattAACTAagtctgtgttttatttaatttctctaagGAGAGAAGAGTTATAAAATATGCTTTCAGCACATTGAGGGGGGAAAACTTCAGTCTTTTACTCTTTAAATGATATCAGGGTGGTAACTTGGGTTTGTatttggagagacaggaagagttaccaggaaagaaaacaaacaattggATGTGGTtgtgcatgcttataatcccagaacatagaaagcaggagcagaaggactTTGGTAAATTCAAGACTATCGTGAATATATAGTAaataccaggccagccaggactgtatagtgaaaccttgtctcaacagcagctacaataattaataataataatgaaaactgaTGATGAATTTGATGATTGGATTGAGGTTATTattggaaaaattttaaagtatgctaaaatgtttctgtttttaatttctattttgtttgttttgctcttttgtgtGGATGATTGTATACACACTAAGATCTGGCTTAGATTTTTCCCTATTTCAGTCTTAGATTAGTAGTCATAATTGCTTCTAATGGTTTTGCTCTTACAATAAGTGGTAACAAGAAGACAGAACACAAGGTGgcagatatgtatgtgtgttcgcAATGATGGATGCAAGAACCATACTTAAAAAGACACACATGGAGTAGTATGTTCAGATCTGGGTGCCTTTACCCTTTTAGCATTTGTGACCCTGCCCATTCACCCCAACATTCAACAAGGGATGATGCTTTCTGTGTATCCACAGTGAGAGAGATCAGGTGTACCTCCCCTCTACTGCCACAACCACCTCTCTATCCCTTCACTCATGAAGCCTCAAGCGTAGATAGAGACCAGAGCCTTGGGGAGAATAAACTAGCTGAGGCTGACTGTGGCCCAGTCATGGGTAGACATCCTCGGGACTCTATGAAACTAACTCTGCTCTACTCCTGCAGATAGCCAGCCCTGGACTACTGATGAAACAGTGGTGGCTGGTGGCACCGTGGTGCTCAAGTGTCAAGTGAAAGACCATGAAGACTCGTCCCTACAGTGGTCTAATCCTGCCCAGCAGACGCTCTACTTTGGGGAGAAGAGAGGTAGTGTCTCCTGAGTGAGCTTTCTCCATGGGAATCATGGGCTAGGAGAGAGGGACAGCAGAGGCTAAGGCTATCTTTGTAGTCCAGAGGCTGAGAAGCACAAGGTATGTTCTTTGAAAAAGCAATAAACTGTGGGCTCCTCTGTTGTTTGCAGAGAGAAACCAGCACTACATCTCTGATCTTAGCTACGCATAGTCTTACAGCTCTTATAGCCTCATAAGGTGCTGGAGCACCAAGCTCCAAAGAAGTGCTTATGATAGCTGGTATCACACAGCCCTAGGCTTTTCCTAAGTAATTACAAAAAATACAGGCTATAATACTGCTCTATTAAGCTACCGTGTTTAGTGGTTCATGAAAGTCACTGAATGATTCTGTCCTAATTCAaggtgtttttgtgttttgtttgttttggttggggtttttgttttttattttcttttattttggttttgtctcccacccccaccattcctcccttcccctcaatGACGGTAGCACAGGAGTAGAAGATGAGCATGCCAGGTACTGGTAGAACCCTGACTCTCCATTCTCATTTCCCCAGCTCTTCGAGATAATCGGATTCAGCTGGTTAGATCCACTCCCCACGAGCTCAGTATCAGCATCAGCAATGTGGCGCTGGCAGACGAGGGCGAGTACACATGCTCCATCTTCACCATGCCCGTGCGAACTGCCAAGTCCCTTGTCACTGTGCTAGGTGAGGCTCCTCAACCCCTGTGTCTCTGCGGCACGCTGCTTTGCAAACAAATCTCCCTCAGTTGATCCCCCAAAGCCTCCCAGAACCAGGCAGGCCTCCAATAATATCAGAAAAGGTCTGCACCTTTTCCTCTAAATACGAGAAAAGCAGAATTCTGATCTGCTGTACTTACTATTTGTTCTGGAACAAATCTCTTTAATCGTAAACCTCACGATTTATAGCAGGGAATGGTCATTCCCCTTCACTCTGAAAATTCCACGTGGAGGCATACGatctatataaaatatcttattttaatttccaaGAAAAGTTCTTCAGTTGTTTGAATGCAGTTTATCTCCATCCTGTATTCTAATTCACATCTCCACTGCTCTGGGCCTTTTACCATCTGCATGGCCACTTAGCTGgactctgggctatccagtcacTATAGTGCTCAGGCACTGCATCCCCACTCCTCCTAAACTCTCATACCTCCTCACCTTCCCATTTTGTCCTCAAGAAGTAGATCCAAGAGAACACTGACCCTTTGTGCTTCTACCCAGCTCTCTAAACCAAAGCAGAGCTCAGATATTCGGCCCCTTATAGTGGACATATCTCCAGGGAGAACTTGAAGTGTGACTTCACACCGTGCCTCTCCTTCCTATCCTGGCCATCCCCTCTCCATCACAGGAATCCCACAGAAGCCCATAATCACTGGTTATAAGTCATCCCTGCGGGAAAAGGAGACAGCCACTCTAAACTGTCAGTCTTCTGGGAGCAAGCCTGCAGCCCAGCTCACCTGGAGGAAAGGTGACCAAGAACTCCACGGTGAGTAGCTCCTGCCACGGGGTTACAGAAATGAGGTGGCACAGGAAAAGGGGTGGTGCAATATGTGTTTATATGGCACATAAGAAATAATGGAGATGGAGAAAGTGAATGGCAGTGACattgtggatatgtgtgtgtcagGATCTACATTCTCTGTACACATTGATATCCATTTCAAAAATCTTCTGAGTCTTTCCAAGATATACTCAGAATCTGTGGGGCCCAGACAGTATCTGTTTGTTAAGATACAGTCTATCTGTACGTACTGACAATGtatctcctctgtgtgtgtgtgtgtgtttctgtctgtctgtctttttctgcaTTCTAGGAGAACAAACACGAGTCCAGGAAGATGTCAATGGAAAAACCTTCACTGTGAGCAGCTCAGTGTCATTCCAGGTTACGCGGGAAGATGACGGAGCAAGCATCGTGTGCTCTGTGAACCATGAATCTCTAAAGGGAGCTGACAGAGTCACCTCTCAGCGCATTGAAGTTTTATGTATGTCATGGGCTCTGGGGTGAGAAGGACCAGGTGTGAGGTAGGGAGTAAGGAAAAGAGAAGTGTGCTGCTGGCTACACATGAGGCCACACGCTTAGTGAAAGTAGCAAAGCTTCAGTAAAGAAGGCCCTACAGTAAACACTGAAGGCTTGGAGAGCTGAGGGCTTTGTCTCACTGAGTTGACTCTGCTTGTGC
The window above is part of the Microtus ochrogaster isolate Prairie Vole_2 unplaced genomic scaffold, MicOch1.0 UNK35, whole genome shotgun sequence genome. Proteins encoded here:
- the Cadm3 gene encoding cell adhesion molecule 3 isoform X2, which encodes MGAPSALPLLLLLACSWAPGGANLSQDDSQPWTTDETVVAGGTVVLKCQVKDHEDSSLQWSNPAQQTLYFGEKRALRDNRIQLVRSTPHELSISISNVALADEGEYTCSIFTMPVRTAKSLVTVLGIPQKPIITGYKSSLREKETATLNCQSSGSKPAAQLTWRKGDQELHGEQTRVQEDVNGKTFTVSSSVSFQVTREDDGASIVCSVNHESLKGADRVTSQRIEVLYTPTALIRPEPAHPREGQKLLLHCEGRGNPVPQQYLWVKEGSEPPLKMTQERALIFPFLNKSDSGTYGCTATSNMGSYTAYFTLNVNDPSPVPSSSSTYHAIIGGIVAFIVFLLLILLIFLGHYLIRHKGTYLTHEAKGSDDAPDADTAIINAEGGQSGGDDKKEYFI
- the Cadm3 gene encoding cell adhesion molecule 3 isoform X1 — translated: MGAPSALPLLLLLACSWAPGGANLSQDGYWQEQDLELGTLAPLDEALSSTVWSSPDMLASQDSQPWTTDETVVAGGTVVLKCQVKDHEDSSLQWSNPAQQTLYFGEKRALRDNRIQLVRSTPHELSISISNVALADEGEYTCSIFTMPVRTAKSLVTVLGIPQKPIITGYKSSLREKETATLNCQSSGSKPAAQLTWRKGDQELHGEQTRVQEDVNGKTFTVSSSVSFQVTREDDGASIVCSVNHESLKGADRVTSQRIEVLYTPTALIRPEPAHPREGQKLLLHCEGRGNPVPQQYLWVKEGSEPPLKMTQERALIFPFLNKSDSGTYGCTATSNMGSYTAYFTLNVNDPSPVPSSSSTYHAIIGGIVAFIVFLLLILLIFLGHYLIRHKGTYLTHEAKGSDDAPDADTAIINAEGGQSGGDDKKEYFI